The following are encoded in a window of Hydrogenispora ethanolica genomic DNA:
- a CDS encoding TolB family protein codes for MTSFFLLNRKYLALGALVAILAAGCLKKPGPRSGEFQFKVIDSQTREPISGVAVSIGDYHLQTDRTGLVRIADLPPGDYAMRLERQWYPTADFTVHYVGRPVEDIYLTSNIRLQGAILYSGDRSGNRDIYQLDLASRSVTQLVDYPSHEGEPVPVSSTAMIFTSNANSENEEDLYLYQAGSPAQALCSSGKTDNQPTVDQDGKILIFHSTRNTTGRIYQYSLSTSVPTRSAVSGPVELTEGYEPAINPSGTWVAYINSNQLWVAKLTGSGLSDKRALPAKLDPGNPCWSPDGEYLAFDARNEPKGPRYIFVIRMEDHAVQQVTADFGSAKMSDHRHPGWCKDEAGDFWLFFSTAIIYDTRIDIYGVKFIPGKTADTYDWLMLSGGSGSKTDPTWRSEP; via the coding sequence ATGACTTCTTTCTTTTTATTAAACCGAAAATATTTGGCGCTGGGGGCGTTAGTGGCGATCCTGGCGGCGGGTTGCCTCAAAAAACCGGGCCCCCGGAGCGGCGAGTTTCAATTCAAGGTGATCGATTCCCAGACCCGGGAGCCAATCTCGGGGGTAGCGGTCAGCATCGGCGATTACCATCTGCAGACGGATCGTACGGGCTTGGTCCGGATAGCGGATTTGCCGCCGGGTGACTATGCGATGCGGTTGGAGAGGCAGTGGTATCCGACTGCCGATTTTACCGTCCATTATGTGGGGCGGCCGGTGGAAGATATCTATCTCACCAGCAATATCAGGTTGCAAGGAGCCATTCTTTACAGCGGTGACCGAAGTGGAAACCGGGATATTTACCAGCTTGACCTGGCGTCCCGGAGCGTCACCCAACTGGTCGACTATCCGAGCCACGAAGGCGAGCCGGTTCCGGTCTCAAGCACGGCGATGATCTTTACTTCGAATGCCAATTCCGAAAACGAAGAGGATTTATATCTTTATCAGGCGGGCAGTCCGGCCCAGGCTCTTTGCAGTAGTGGCAAAACCGATAACCAGCCGACGGTGGATCAAGACGGAAAGATATTGATCTTCCATTCCACCCGGAATACAACCGGGAGAATCTATCAATACAGTTTGTCGACGTCGGTTCCGACGCGGAGTGCGGTGTCAGGCCCCGTCGAATTGACCGAGGGTTATGAGCCGGCGATTAACCCCTCGGGCACTTGGGTGGCATATATCAACAGCAATCAGTTGTGGGTGGCCAAACTCACTGGGTCCGGCTTGAGCGACAAACGGGCGTTGCCGGCCAAACTGGACCCGGGCAACCCCTGCTGGAGTCCTGATGGAGAGTATCTTGCCTTTGACGCCAGAAATGAACCGAAAGGCCCGCGTTATATCTTTGTGATCCGCATGGAGGACCATGCGGTGCAACAGGTCACGGCTGATTTCGGTTCGGCAAAGATGAGCGACCATCGGCATCCGGGCTGGTGCAAAGATGAGGCGGGAGATTTCTGGCTCTTTTTCAGCACCGCGATAATCTATGATACCAGGATCGATATCTATGGCGTGAAATTCATTCCCGGCAAAACGGCGGATACTTACGATTGGCTGATGCTGAGCGGCGGTTCCGGAAGCAAGACGGACCCGACTTGGAGAAGCGAGCCATGA
- a CDS encoding sulfite exporter TauE/SafE family protein encodes MTPLLWESLIIFLAGLIQGITGFGFALIAVPLLAFFIPLKTVVPLVVILSLVTNLFIFWETRKQVRLGEIRIITIFGLVGIPFGIVALQLLDSNLLKATVGMLITLTALAMFFGFKVKLRHRTLSSGMAGFLSGFFNGSISMSGPPIVLFLANEDSSKGEFRANLTAYAVITNIVTIGSFLFSRVIDPDVFGHSFPMLPGLLAGMGLGMVAARRINERIFRSIVLGLLVITGIVTVSATLRA; translated from the coding sequence ATGACACCATTACTTTGGGAATCGCTCATCATTTTTTTGGCCGGATTGATTCAAGGAATTACCGGCTTTGGGTTCGCGCTGATTGCCGTGCCGCTCCTGGCCTTTTTTATCCCCCTAAAAACGGTGGTGCCCCTGGTCGTTATCCTCAGCTTGGTGACGAACCTGTTTATCTTTTGGGAGACGCGAAAGCAGGTCCGGTTGGGGGAAATCCGGATCATTACCATTTTTGGCCTGGTTGGAATCCCTTTCGGCATCGTAGCCCTGCAGTTGCTGGACTCCAACCTTTTGAAAGCCACGGTGGGGATGTTGATCACCTTGACCGCGCTGGCCATGTTTTTTGGTTTCAAGGTCAAGCTGCGCCACCGGACGCTCTCCAGCGGAATGGCCGGTTTCTTGAGCGGTTTTTTTAATGGCAGCATCTCGATGAGCGGACCGCCCATTGTGCTGTTCCTGGCGAACGAGGATAGCTCCAAAGGGGAGTTTCGGGCCAATCTGACAGCTTATGCAGTGATTACGAATATTGTGACCATCGGCTCGTTTTTATTCAGCCGGGTCATAGACCCGGACGTTTTCGGTCACAGTTTTCCCATGCTGCCCGGACTCCTCGCCGGCATGGGCCTGGGCATGGTCGCGGCCCGGAGGATCAATGAACGCATATTCCGCAGCATTGTCTTGGGTTTATTGGTAATCACCGGGATCGTGACCGTGAGCGCGACTCTCCGTGCCTGA
- a CDS encoding transglutaminase-like domain-containing protein, protein MNQKTLPIHIYFGFALLVAVLLMPCAEALSIFSLDSYESYRVRLVLEVVNRGGPATNVKIQVPLLMTEHLPPYQTLRSFTFTPASRELRLRKAADGLSADLVLASLPRLGRLRVEFVYTFFNSAIEYHLERSGGSDWGDPAYLRAERGIESGDPQLKALAAALTQGCSTQLEKARKLFSYVNSNLTYDPQVQAEHSAVRTLQRKRGLCTDFSLLYIALCRAAGVPSRFVAGYRFAPRQVGYTETDLAPHAHAWAESYLPGLGWVVVDPTSFIYQNGAAVTSYEFFGRIAADDRHLFASYARAEKIDSTYLYQVSAPARILVTLRSMIRKL, encoded by the coding sequence ATGAATCAAAAAACGCTACCGATCCATATTTATTTCGGTTTCGCCTTGCTCGTGGCGGTGCTGCTGATGCCCTGCGCCGAAGCTTTGAGCATCTTCAGCCTGGACAGCTATGAGAGCTACCGGGTCCGGCTGGTATTGGAGGTCGTCAACCGGGGCGGACCGGCGACGAATGTCAAGATTCAAGTCCCCTTGCTGATGACGGAGCATCTCCCGCCATACCAAACGCTCCGTTCTTTTACTTTCACTCCCGCCTCACGGGAGCTGCGTTTGCGTAAAGCGGCCGATGGGCTGAGCGCCGACCTGGTTCTGGCGTCGCTGCCCCGCTTGGGACGGCTCCGGGTGGAATTCGTCTACACCTTTTTTAACTCCGCCATCGAATATCACCTGGAGCGTTCCGGCGGCTCGGATTGGGGAGACCCCGCTTACCTGAGGGCGGAGCGGGGCATCGAAAGCGGCGATCCGCAACTCAAGGCTTTGGCCGCCGCACTGACCCAAGGATGTTCGACCCAACTGGAGAAAGCGCGGAAACTATTCAGCTATGTCAATTCCAACCTGACGTATGACCCCCAGGTACAGGCCGAGCATAGCGCGGTGCGGACCCTCCAACGCAAGCGGGGATTGTGTACCGACTTCAGCCTGCTGTATATCGCCCTCTGCCGGGCGGCAGGAGTTCCGTCCCGTTTTGTGGCGGGATATCGTTTCGCTCCCCGACAGGTCGGTTATACGGAGACCGATCTCGCGCCCCATGCCCATGCTTGGGCGGAAAGTTATTTGCCGGGATTGGGTTGGGTCGTGGTGGATCCCACCTCCTTTATTTATCAGAATGGCGCGGCCGTCACCAGCTATGAATTCTTCGGCCGGATCGCGGCCGACGACCGTCACCTCTTTGCCAGCTACGCAAGGGCCGAAAAAATCGATTCCACCTACCTGTATCAGGTCTCCGCGCCGGCTCGAATCCTGGTCACACTGCGAAGCATGATCCGGAAACTATGA
- a CDS encoding aminoglycoside N(3)-acetyltransferase produces the protein MGEAEAIRRTKRINTIESLQSDFEALGVQKGMVLIVHASLSAMGWVCGGPVAVIQALMATLTGAGTLVMPAHSGDYSDPRYWENPPVPPDWFEPIRNTMPAYQPEITPTRGMGAIAETFRKFPNVVRSFHPAVSFTAWGKDAEAITENHSIDYSLGEDSPLARIYDLDGWVLLLGVAYHSNTSFHLAEYRTARRKYIKAGAPIIEAGRRVWREYEDIELNTDRFDELGADFELQHPVGIGSIGLAESKLFRQRAAVDFGQKWLENRRK, from the coding sequence ATGGGCGAGGCCGAAGCAATCCGGAGAACCAAGCGGATCAATACTATCGAAAGCCTTCAAAGTGACTTTGAGGCACTCGGTGTCCAAAAAGGGATGGTCCTGATCGTTCACGCTTCATTGAGCGCCATGGGCTGGGTTTGCGGCGGCCCGGTCGCGGTGATTCAAGCACTGATGGCCACGTTGACCGGCGCTGGCACCCTGGTAATGCCCGCCCATTCCGGCGATTACTCGGACCCCCGTTACTGGGAGAATCCGCCGGTGCCGCCGGATTGGTTCGAGCCGATTCGCAACACCATGCCGGCGTACCAGCCGGAGATCACGCCGACCCGAGGAATGGGAGCGATCGCCGAAACGTTTCGCAAGTTCCCGAATGTCGTGCGCAGTTTCCATCCGGCAGTATCCTTTACGGCTTGGGGAAAGGATGCGGAGGCCATTACTGAAAACCATTCCATCGATTACTCCCTGGGAGAGGATTCCCCGCTGGCGCGGATCTATGATTTGGACGGCTGGGTATTGCTGCTGGGCGTGGCCTATCATAGCAACACCTCATTTCATCTCGCGGAATACCGGACCGCCCGCCGAAAATATATCAAGGCCGGCGCGCCGATTATCGAAGCCGGCCGGAGGGTTTGGCGGGAATATGAGGATATCGAGTTGAATACGGACCGGTTCGATGAATTGGGAGCCGATTTTGAACTTCAACATCCGGTCGGCATCGGTTCTATCGGCCTGGCCGAATCGAAGCTCTTTCGGCAAAGAGCGGCGGTCGACTTCGGCCAAAAATGGTTGGAGAATAGGAGGAAATAG
- a CDS encoding Maf family protein codes for MKPLILASTSPRRAELLRQIGVDFQIIPSQFAEEPPPASVTPREYVIGLASHKAGQVAASLKEGIVIGADTVVVSEGVILGKPEDPAQAVAMLTALSGKEHSVFTGVACLEVPEGNVRLFAEETKVTFRRLQTAEIQSYVATGEPLDKAGAYGIQGKGALLVEQIQGCYFNVVGLPLSRLAAVLAEMGVAIW; via the coding sequence ATGAAACCTTTGATTCTCGCTTCAACGTCACCCCGCCGGGCGGAACTGCTGCGCCAGATCGGGGTGGATTTTCAAATAATTCCGAGCCAGTTCGCAGAAGAGCCTCCCCCGGCCTCCGTCACGCCGCGGGAATATGTGATCGGCCTGGCCTCGCATAAAGCCGGGCAAGTCGCAGCATCGCTAAAAGAAGGAATTGTAATCGGTGCCGATACCGTGGTGGTTTCCGAAGGAGTGATCCTCGGCAAGCCCGAGGATCCGGCGCAGGCGGTAGCGATGCTTACGGCATTAAGCGGCAAAGAACATTCGGTATTCACCGGAGTGGCTTGCCTGGAGGTTCCCGAAGGAAACGTCCGGCTTTTCGCGGAAGAGACGAAGGTGACCTTTCGGCGGCTCCAAACCGCTGAGATCCAGAGCTACGTCGCCACCGGAGAACCGCTCGACAAAGCCGGTGCTTATGGAATTCAAGGTAAAGGCGCCTTGCTGGTGGAACAGATACAAGGTTGCTATTTTAATGTGGTCGGTTTGCCGCTGAGCCGCTTGGCGGCGGTTTTAGCCGAAATGGGAGTCGCAATTTGGTGA
- a CDS encoding flavodoxin family protein → MKIAIIYHSQGGNTKKVAQLIAEGAKISEAIEVAAMSIGRLDEEFINEAKAVIFGCPTYYGTFSWQMKKWFDTTKIDLEGKLGSVFATENYLGGGADVAELGLIGHMLIRGMLVYSAGCAKAGPITHYGAVTIKDGDEWQQRRARLLGKRVAEKAWELFAAGQ, encoded by the coding sequence ATGAAGATCGCCATCATCTACCACTCCCAGGGCGGCAACACCAAAAAAGTGGCCCAGTTGATTGCCGAAGGGGCTAAGATCAGCGAAGCGATTGAAGTAGCGGCGATGAGCATCGGCCGACTGGATGAGGAATTCATCAACGAAGCCAAGGCGGTCATCTTCGGCTGCCCCACGTATTACGGGACATTTTCCTGGCAGATGAAGAAGTGGTTCGACACGACCAAAATCGATCTGGAAGGGAAACTGGGCAGCGTATTTGCGACCGAGAACTATTTGGGCGGCGGAGCCGATGTCGCGGAACTGGGACTCATCGGCCATATGCTGATCCGCGGCATGCTGGTCTACTCCGCGGGGTGCGCTAAAGCAGGGCCGATTACCCATTACGGAGCGGTGACTATCAAAGACGGCGATGAGTGGCAGCAGCGGCGGGCCCGCTTATTAGGGAAAAGGGTCGCAGAAAAAGCTTGGGAGCTGTTCGCGGCCGGACAATAA
- the fabG gene encoding 3-oxoacyl-[acyl-carrier-protein] reductase encodes MGLKGKVALVTGSARGLGRAIAEKLAAEQAKIVATDINEAMAETTAAAIGERFRVETLALGHDVAKEESTKAVVKAVVERFGRIDILVNNAGITRDARLMMMKMADWELVLRVNLTGAFLCSKLVSKQMLKQNSGSIVNIASVSGLTGNVGQANYSASKAGLIGLTKTTARELAERGINVNAIAPGFIVSDMTEVLAPEVAAKTLAQIPMNRYGQPDDVANVALFLVSDLARYITGQVIPVDGGMVM; translated from the coding sequence TTGGGATTGAAAGGAAAAGTGGCTTTGGTGACCGGCAGCGCGCGCGGGCTGGGACGGGCCATCGCCGAAAAACTGGCGGCGGAACAAGCAAAGATTGTGGCCACCGATATCAATGAGGCCATGGCGGAAACTACCGCCGCGGCCATTGGTGAGCGGTTTCGGGTCGAGACGCTTGCTCTGGGCCATGACGTGGCGAAGGAGGAATCCACCAAAGCGGTTGTCAAGGCGGTCGTCGAGCGTTTTGGCCGCATCGACATTCTGGTCAACAACGCCGGGATCACCCGGGACGCCCGGCTGATGATGATGAAAATGGCAGACTGGGAGCTGGTTTTACGGGTGAATCTGACCGGAGCCTTCCTCTGCAGCAAGCTCGTTTCCAAACAAATGTTGAAGCAGAATTCCGGCAGTATCGTGAATATTGCCAGTGTGAGCGGATTGACCGGCAATGTGGGCCAGGCCAATTATTCCGCTTCCAAGGCAGGCTTGATCGGCCTCACCAAAACTACCGCCCGGGAGCTGGCGGAGCGCGGGATCAACGTGAATGCGATCGCTCCGGGTTTCATTGTATCGGATATGACGGAGGTGCTTGCTCCCGAAGTTGCGGCCAAAACGCTGGCCCAAATTCCCATGAACCGGTATGGCCAACCCGACGACGTGGCCAATGTAGCGCTGTTTCTCGTTTCGGATCTGGCGCGATACATTACCGGCCAGGTGATTCCGGTTGATGGCGGGATGGTTATGTAA
- a CDS encoding alpha-amylase family glycosyl hydrolase — MEVTIHLRHPNPAGVRLELWHQHDYRFSPQRFDPVARDEDGIVFKPRNGLSSFHFKFLNLPGDPGMERFYAGYLGQEVWCLPERAEVYAVRPATARGHIDQFYQRIQHLVPEGLYLPETDVAYLRDGIPPAPGKRPGLQKSLLGANVLRDGSILFGLFHPRAAQVFLVGNFNNWQCPGHSDPRPEQFLPLELYRGYYDLPNLWVYHYQPRQPLEELEYQFFVMGGVPLEDGSRRPQKYLHDPLTRCYGPDITTNPCRVVDPTRYHWRSVDWQTPDIADLIIYEMNIYGFTEGDADIPAAEQGKFQGVIRRIRNGFFKELGVTALGFMPTSEAPSMQGPTALGYDPCGFAAIERDFGTPDDLRELVDTAHGHGLAILMDLVFNHTANSFNPLWDSILDGNPGGFYFSGSTPWGNKVATEREEVQNFLIDVCKLLLKEYRVDGFRFDATHSDWMDHNFLRHLEYEIRGRGFKPDAILIVENLPNQPDLNLQGWNGFAQWCDPFHDKMKALLREGVYQDWVTNNPEHLGDVFYYCRNFYAAHTNNVINYCESHDENSMAYEVATDGPALQTEPAKERKARLGLMATIMALGQPMIYMGQEFGVDRPRNRVQFEWPSDLKKHSFYQWASHLIQLRRRYPGLKLSGSDLIGEGRFQFIAGPWLERGKGRLVIGWRVKPSEVPYEQLVVLFNFEPYDVDLEIDFGTPGLWAKLADIDRVNDLPPLGTNSPEAPETITTAGLFPHFTLPSSSGFVYKWVQ, encoded by the coding sequence ATGGAAGTCACCATTCACCTGCGCCACCCGAATCCCGCCGGAGTCCGGCTGGAACTCTGGCATCAACATGATTACCGATTTTCGCCGCAACGTTTCGATCCGGTCGCCCGGGATGAGGACGGGATCGTTTTTAAACCGCGCAACGGTTTGAGTTCGTTTCATTTTAAATTTTTAAACCTGCCGGGCGATCCCGGGATGGAGCGTTTTTACGCCGGATATCTCGGCCAAGAAGTCTGGTGCCTGCCGGAGCGGGCCGAGGTTTATGCGGTCCGGCCGGCTACGGCTCGGGGACACATCGATCAGTTCTATCAGCGGATTCAGCATTTGGTTCCCGAGGGGTTATACCTGCCGGAGACCGATGTCGCTTACTTGCGCGACGGCATTCCCCCGGCGCCCGGCAAACGGCCGGGGTTGCAAAAATCTTTGCTGGGCGCCAATGTTTTGCGGGACGGCTCGATTCTTTTCGGGCTGTTTCATCCCCGGGCCGCGCAGGTCTTTTTGGTCGGGAATTTTAATAACTGGCAATGCCCGGGCCATTCCGATCCCCGTCCGGAACAGTTTTTGCCGCTGGAACTGTACCGCGGCTACTATGATCTTCCCAATCTGTGGGTTTATCATTATCAGCCCCGCCAGCCTTTGGAGGAACTGGAGTATCAATTCTTCGTGATGGGAGGGGTGCCCCTGGAGGACGGCAGCCGCCGCCCTCAAAAGTACCTGCACGATCCCCTGACCCGTTGCTACGGCCCGGATATCACCACCAATCCCTGCCGGGTGGTGGACCCTACTCGCTACCACTGGCGGAGCGTCGATTGGCAGACGCCGGACATCGCCGACCTGATCATTTACGAAATGAACATCTACGGCTTTACCGAAGGGGATGCCGACATTCCAGCAGCGGAACAAGGCAAATTCCAAGGAGTCATCCGCCGCATCCGCAATGGCTTTTTCAAGGAGCTGGGGGTCACCGCCCTGGGATTCATGCCCACCTCCGAGGCCCCCTCGATGCAGGGACCGACGGCGCTCGGCTATGATCCATGCGGTTTCGCCGCCATCGAACGGGACTTCGGAACGCCGGATGACCTTCGCGAGCTGGTGGACACCGCCCATGGCCACGGCTTGGCGATCCTGATGGATCTGGTCTTCAACCATACCGCCAATTCTTTCAACCCCTTATGGGACAGCATCCTGGACGGCAATCCCGGCGGTTTTTATTTCAGCGGCAGCACTCCTTGGGGCAATAAAGTAGCGACGGAGCGGGAGGAGGTTCAGAACTTCCTGATCGATGTCTGCAAATTGCTGCTCAAAGAGTACCGGGTCGACGGGTTCCGTTTTGACGCGACCCATTCCGACTGGATGGACCACAATTTTCTGCGCCATCTGGAGTATGAGATCCGGGGCCGCGGTTTTAAACCGGACGCGATTTTGATCGTTGAGAATCTACCCAACCAGCCGGATCTCAATCTTCAGGGATGGAACGGCTTTGCCCAGTGGTGCGACCCGTTTCACGACAAAATGAAAGCATTGCTCCGGGAGGGAGTTTATCAGGATTGGGTCACCAACAATCCGGAGCATTTGGGAGATGTTTTTTACTATTGCCGCAACTTTTATGCCGCGCATACCAACAACGTGATCAACTATTGCGAAAGCCACGACGAGAACAGCATGGCCTATGAAGTCGCCACCGACGGTCCGGCGCTCCAAACCGAGCCGGCCAAAGAGCGCAAGGCCAGGCTGGGATTGATGGCCACCATCATGGCCCTAGGCCAGCCGATGATCTATATGGGCCAGGAATTCGGAGTCGACCGGCCCCGCAACCGGGTGCAGTTCGAATGGCCCTCGGACCTGAAAAAGCATTCCTTTTATCAATGGGCCAGCCATCTCATTCAACTGCGGCGGCGTTACCCCGGTTTGAAGCTTTCCGGGTCCGATCTTATCGGCGAAGGGAGGTTTCAATTTATCGCCGGACCCTGGCTGGAACGGGGCAAAGGACGGCTCGTCATCGGCTGGCGTGTCAAGCCCTCGGAGGTTCCCTACGAACAACTGGTGGTATTGTTCAATTTCGAACCCTACGATGTGGATTTGGAGATCGATTTCGGAACACCCGGCCTGTGGGCGAAGCTGGCCGATATTGACCGGGTGAATGATCTCCCGCCCCTGGGCACCAATTCGCCGGAGGCCCCGGAAACGATCACCACGGCCGGATTATTCCCCCATTTTACGCTCCCGTCGAGCAGCGGTTTTGTTTACAAGTGGGTTCAATAG
- a CDS encoding DUF4870 domain-containing protein, whose amino-acid sequence MENLDPELRFLMAISYPVWPVSLLMVGTRLRKERFIRYHGYQALYLGICGTVIYLVAGPLLRLIPFIGPLLLRLGVMVWVVFELLLAIRCWQGDYFRVPLIYDLAQGLME is encoded by the coding sequence ATGGAAAACCTGGATCCGGAACTGCGCTTCCTGATGGCAATCTCCTATCCGGTCTGGCCGGTAAGCCTATTGATGGTCGGCACCCGCCTGCGCAAAGAGCGCTTCATCCGGTATCATGGCTATCAAGCCTTGTATTTGGGGATCTGCGGGACTGTAATCTATCTGGTGGCGGGTCCCCTATTGAGGCTGATTCCATTCATCGGCCCGCTTCTGCTGCGACTGGGAGTCATGGTTTGGGTAGTTTTTGAACTGCTACTGGCCATCCGGTGTTGGCAAGGGGATTATTTTCGCGTTCCGCTGATTTACGATCTGGCGCAAGGCCTGATGGAATGA
- a CDS encoding DUF4321 domain-containing protein: MILGRSGRAHWLVLVILLLIGFIFGTILGQILRPYLPFMAVGASANMTPQTLHLADAFSLTFGFKVNLNLATILGVAVAFFIYRRL, encoded by the coding sequence ATGATTTTGGGTCGTTCCGGGCGCGCGCATTGGTTGGTGCTGGTTATCTTATTGCTGATCGGGTTCATCTTCGGGACGATTCTGGGACAGATTTTACGGCCTTATCTTCCGTTCATGGCAGTGGGGGCTTCCGCCAATATGACGCCGCAAACGCTGCATCTGGCCGATGCTTTTTCACTGACCTTCGGTTTTAAAGTCAATTTAAATCTGGCCACAATCTTGGGAGTGGCGGTCGCCTTCTTTATCTATCGGCGGTTATAA
- a CDS encoding DEAD/DEAH box helicase, whose protein sequence is MSFESLHLIPPILKALKTEGYTEPTPIQEQAIPLILGRRDLIGCAQTGTGKTAAFAIPILQLLHGEAAGDAKRKPVIKSLILTPTRELAIQIGESFAAYGRHTGLRHTVIFGGVSQNSQTDALKAGVDILIATPGRLLDLMNQKFVNLHHIKLFVLDEADRMLDMGFIHDVKKVVAQLPSRRQTLLFSATMPREIAELAQTILIDPVQVAVTPVSSTVDAIDQSLYFVDKQNKKSLLVHLLKDPAILSALVFTRTKHGADKLTRYLNKSGVQAEAIHGDKSQTSRQRALNNFKSRQTRVLVATDIAARGIDVEELSHVINFDLPNVPETYVHRIGRTGRAGLSGVALSFCDQEEKEYLKDIHKLIAQPIRVVEDHPFPMTMADPIPQASAPKRPTAGKPGPVGYFRRRGGKQF, encoded by the coding sequence TTGTCATTTGAAAGTTTACATTTGATCCCCCCGATACTGAAAGCTTTGAAAACGGAAGGATACACCGAACCCACGCCCATCCAGGAACAGGCGATCCCATTGATCCTGGGGCGCCGCGATCTGATCGGTTGCGCCCAGACCGGGACCGGCAAAACCGCCGCTTTCGCCATTCCCATCCTGCAGTTGTTGCACGGCGAGGCGGCGGGCGACGCCAAAAGGAAGCCGGTGATTAAGTCCTTGATCCTGACTCCCACCCGGGAACTGGCGATTCAGATCGGGGAAAGCTTTGCCGCGTACGGCCGGCACACCGGCTTGCGGCATACGGTGATTTTCGGCGGCGTATCCCAAAACAGTCAGACCGATGCCTTGAAAGCCGGGGTGGACATTTTGATTGCCACACCCGGCCGGCTGCTCGACCTGATGAACCAGAAATTTGTCAATCTGCACCACATCAAGCTGTTTGTGCTGGATGAGGCCGACCGCATGCTCGACATGGGCTTCATCCATGACGTCAAAAAAGTCGTCGCCCAGCTGCCGTCCCGCCGCCAAACGCTATTGTTCTCAGCGACCATGCCCCGGGAGATCGCGGAGCTGGCTCAGACGATCCTGATCGACCCGGTCCAAGTGGCGGTGACTCCGGTCTCTTCGACGGTGGACGCCATTGACCAATCGCTGTATTTCGTGGATAAGCAAAACAAGAAATCCCTGCTGGTCCATTTGCTCAAAGACCCCGCCATCCTTTCGGCGCTGGTTTTCACCCGGACGAAGCACGGAGCCGATAAATTGACCCGCTATCTGAACAAATCGGGCGTGCAGGCCGAAGCCATTCACGGCGATAAATCGCAGACCTCCCGGCAACGGGCGTTGAATAATTTCAAGTCCCGGCAGACGCGGGTCCTGGTGGCGACCGACATTGCGGCGCGGGGGATCGACGTGGAAGAGTTATCGCACGTCATTAATTTCGATCTTCCCAATGTGCCCGAGACCTATGTGCACCGGATCGGCCGGACCGGCCGGGCCGGCTTGAGCGGGGTGGCGCTCTCCTTTTGCGATCAGGAAGAAAAGGAATATCTGAAGGATATTCATAAATTAATCGCGCAACCCATCCGGGTGGTCGAGGATCACCCTTTTCCCATGACGATGGCCGATCCCATCCCCCAGGCTTCAGCGCCCAAACGGCCGACGGCAGGCAAGCCCGGACCGGTCGGTTATTTCCGGCGGCGCGGCGGGAAACAGTTTTGA
- a CDS encoding VOC family protein, whose product MDSIRYVHTNLIAKDWRKLAQFYIDVFACQPLYPERDLSGSWLEQATGIDGVHIRGIHLRLPGYENGPTLEIFTYAPENLRPEPPRINDQGFGHLAFHVDSVEELTAKLLAHGGATLGPIIRQDYPELGQLTFVYATDPEGNFIEIQNWQKQKAG is encoded by the coding sequence ATGGATTCAATCCGGTATGTCCATACGAATCTGATCGCCAAAGATTGGCGGAAACTGGCCCAGTTTTATATCGATGTCTTCGCTTGCCAACCCCTTTACCCCGAGCGCGATCTTTCCGGATCCTGGCTTGAGCAAGCCACCGGGATCGACGGGGTGCACATTCGGGGCATTCACCTGAGGTTGCCGGGTTATGAAAACGGTCCGACTCTGGAGATTTTTACCTATGCTCCCGAGAATCTGCGCCCGGAACCGCCGCGCATCAACGACCAGGGTTTTGGACATCTGGCGTTTCACGTCGATTCAGTGGAAGAACTGACCGCGAAATTGCTGGCCCATGGCGGCGCAACGCTGGGGCCGATTATCCGGCAGGACTATCCGGAGCTGGGACAGTTGACCTTTGTCTACGCCACCGATCCGGAAGGGAATTTCATCGAGATCCAAAACTGGCAAAAGCAGAAAGCAGGTTAG